TCGCAGCTAGTCCTGCTAGTTTCGCCTCGCCAGGGGAGTTCTGCTTCAACGATATGGCTACGTGGAGCCATCCGCCCCCGCCCTCGGTTAGCCGGACCTTCACAACCCCTGGGGCTACTTTCCTAACCTCCTCGTATATTAAAGGCTCCCTAGGGAAGCCCATTAGGAATTGGTGCTCCCATAACCCGGGGATTATTGCGTGGAATAGTGGGGTTTGGTGCTTGTTAACGTAGAATCCTGCTGGTTTGAAAACCGGCTGAAGCCTCTTACCATCCAGGAGCATCAGTATGTCTGTGAAAGGCCCCTCCTCGGCGAGTTCTCTTGATAAGACTCCTTCCACGACTACGCTGGCGTTTGCAGGTACAGGTATCTTGTACAATGGGGTTTTAACAACCTTGTTGTAGCCCGACATTGCCGCTGCCACGGATGCTTCGAAAACGCCTAACGGGGGAGTCATCGCAGCTGCTAACTCGAAATAGGGGTCTGCCCCAAGAACCATTGCGACTGGGGCGTCAACGCCTCTATCATGGTATTTCTTCATCAGGAAGTGGAGCTGCCTCGGGACTACTCTAATCGGGGCTTCTGCAGGGGATTTGTACATGGTTCTATGGTAGCTAGCGTTGCACGTCTTCTCGTAGCAGATGATGTATATGGAGCTTGTCAAGTACCGTGAACCATCATCCCTATAATACTTCACGAATGGGAGCGAGTCAAGCGTGTAGTCCCTTCTCTCAAAGTAGTCGTCGAACTCCACGGTATCGAGCAGTGCAGGATTCTCCAATGCTTTAATAACTCTACTGTAAACCTCTAAGTCTGTGGTAGCTTCAAACAAAGCATACACGTCTTTCCTCGCAGTCACCAGGTTGGTGTAGCCTGTGAACTCTGTTCCTTC
This region of Thermosphaera aggregans genomic DNA includes:
- a CDS encoding UbiD family decarboxylase — protein: MNPLQLIRETARKAGKPVEELGKVERDYAITRLASSNRGKLFLFELEGTEFTGYTNLVTARKDVYALFEATTDLEVYSRVIKALENPALLDTVEFDDYFERRDYTLDSLPFVKYYRDDGSRYLTSSIYIICYEKTCNASYHRTMYKSPAEAPIRVVPRQLHFLMKKYHDRGVDAPVAMVLGADPYFELAAAMTPPLGVFEASVAAAMSGYNKVVKTPLYKIPVPANASVVVEGVLSRELAEEGPFTDILMLLDGKRLQPVFKPAGFYVNKHQTPLFHAIIPGLWEHQFLMGFPREPLIYEEVRKVAPGVVKVRLTEGGGGWLHVAISLKQNSPGEAKLAGLAAISAHPSVKHVFIVDEDIDVDNPLEVEWALATRLKGSEDIIILKDIKGSTLEPRSREGIGDKVIFLAVKPFNEPWDKYRRVVVE